One stretch of Deinococcus ficus DNA includes these proteins:
- the rocD gene encoding ornithine--oxo-acid transaminase, translating to MTAFPTTRAAELIATEDRLGAHNYKPLDVVIARARGAHVWDTEGREYLDFLAAYSSVNQGHCHPRILDALTTQAQNVTVTSRAFRNDQLASFYETVTRLLGYGAVIPMNTGAEAVETALKMIRKWAYIHRQLPEDAAEIIVMDGNFHGRTTTIVGFSSEAQYKAGFGPFTPGFVRVPYGDLDAVRAAITPRTAGILFEPIQGEAGVIVPPAGFVSGLRDLCDEHGLLLAADEIQTGLGRTGRWLACDHEGVRADLVILGKALGGGVYPVSAVLSSRELMDVFRPGDHGSTFGGNPLAAAVAKASLEVLADEQLPERAARLGEALMARLKAIQSPLIREVRGRGLMIGVDLHGPARPVCEQLMALGVLCKETHHTTVRLAPPLMISEADLDAAVAKIEQVLTQAG from the coding sequence ATGACCGCCTTCCCCACCACGCGCGCCGCTGAACTGATCGCCACGGAAGACCGGCTCGGGGCGCACAACTACAAGCCCCTGGACGTCGTGATCGCCCGCGCACGCGGCGCCCACGTGTGGGACACCGAGGGCCGCGAGTACCTGGACTTCCTCGCGGCGTACAGCTCCGTGAACCAGGGCCACTGCCACCCGCGCATCCTCGACGCCCTGACCACCCAGGCGCAGAACGTCACCGTCACCTCCCGCGCCTTCCGCAACGACCAGCTCGCCAGCTTCTACGAGACCGTCACCCGCCTCCTCGGGTACGGGGCGGTCATTCCCATGAACACCGGCGCGGAAGCGGTGGAAACCGCCCTCAAGATGATCCGCAAATGGGCCTACATCCACCGCCAGCTTCCTGAGGACGCGGCCGAGATCATCGTGATGGACGGCAACTTCCACGGCCGCACCACCACCATCGTCGGCTTTTCCAGCGAGGCGCAGTACAAGGCGGGCTTCGGGCCCTTCACGCCCGGCTTCGTGCGCGTGCCCTACGGCGACCTGGACGCCGTGCGCGCCGCCATCACGCCCCGCACGGCCGGCATCCTTTTCGAACCCATTCAGGGCGAGGCGGGCGTGATCGTCCCCCCGGCCGGCTTCGTCAGCGGCCTGCGGGACCTGTGTGATGAGCACGGCCTGCTGCTCGCCGCCGACGAGATCCAGACCGGGCTGGGCCGCACCGGCCGCTGGCTCGCCTGCGACCACGAGGGCGTCCGCGCGGACCTCGTGATTCTCGGCAAGGCCCTCGGCGGCGGGGTGTACCCGGTCAGCGCCGTGCTGTCCAGCCGCGAGCTCATGGACGTCTTCCGTCCCGGCGACCACGGCAGCACCTTCGGCGGCAACCCGCTGGCGGCCGCCGTGGCGAAGGCCAGCCTGGAAGTGCTCGCCGACGAGCAGCTGCCCGAACGCGCCGCCCGCCTCGGCGAGGCGCTGATGGCGCGCCTGAAGGCCATTCAGAGCCCCCTGATCCGCGAGGTCCGCGGCCGCGGCCTGATGATCGGCGTGGACCTGCACGGCCCCGCCCGCCCGGTCTGCGAGCAGCTCATGGCGCTGGGCGTGCTGTGCAAGGAAACGCACCACACCACCGTCCGCCTCGCCCCGCCGCTGATGATCAGCGAGGCGGACCTGGACGCCGCCGTGGCCAAGATCGAGCAGGTGCTCACCCAGGCGGGCTGA
- a CDS encoding proton-conducting transporter membrane subunit: MSALPLAPILTPLGVALLCLIPMRRSLKAGLTLFGALGTLLCSGLLLMATADGSVLVSELGGWPAPFGIVMTADRLSAGMSVLASLSGVVAVWFMIAHEDRVREQHHAFALSLLLFTGVQLSFLTGDLFNLFVAFEVMLVASYALAVLGSTREQLREGFRYILMNLAASTLLVLACGLVYGTLGTLNYAHIAERTLELGPRATVSVLAVLLTLVFASKAALFPLGFWLPGTYPALPQASSAFFAAILTKVGVYALIRLFTTVLPVDSALPQAFLLALGAATMLFGALGALSQREWRRILSFTVMGSVGYLAFGIGLGTPDGLRAALAYLAVSVVVTLATFLIAAVAERAAGTPAVRGRRGFIEPLPWLAGAFLLCLLTVAGLPPTAGFVAKYALVRAGLAQGSVLAVAGVVCALLGSLITLMALLTVWRDFFWGKADRAVPMQSVTRRTTWPAYFASALVAALVVLAGPLFTHAEATARQLRDPGQYVRSVLGEEPVRIPARPTGRELMKTDKEEPK, from the coding sequence ATGTCCGCGCTGCCGCTCGCGCCGATCCTCACGCCGCTGGGCGTGGCCCTGCTGTGCCTGATTCCCATGCGCCGCTCCCTGAAGGCCGGCCTGACCCTGTTCGGGGCGCTGGGCACCCTGCTGTGCTCTGGCCTGCTCTTGATGGCCACAGCGGACGGCTCGGTGCTGGTCAGCGAGCTGGGCGGGTGGCCGGCGCCGTTCGGGATCGTGATGACCGCCGACCGCCTGTCGGCCGGGATGAGCGTGCTGGCGTCCCTGAGCGGCGTGGTGGCGGTGTGGTTCATGATCGCCCACGAGGACCGCGTGCGGGAGCAGCACCACGCGTTCGCGCTGAGTCTGCTGCTGTTCACGGGCGTGCAGCTGTCCTTCCTGACCGGGGACCTGTTCAACCTGTTCGTGGCGTTCGAGGTGATGCTGGTCGCCAGTTACGCGCTGGCGGTGCTGGGCAGCACCCGCGAGCAGCTGCGCGAGGGCTTCCGGTACATCCTGATGAACCTCGCGGCGTCCACGCTGCTGGTGCTGGCCTGCGGGCTGGTGTACGGCACGCTGGGCACCCTGAATTACGCGCACATCGCCGAGCGGACCCTGGAACTCGGGCCGCGCGCCACGGTGTCGGTCCTGGCGGTGCTGCTGACGCTGGTGTTCGCGTCCAAGGCGGCGCTGTTCCCGCTGGGCTTCTGGTTGCCGGGCACCTACCCGGCGCTGCCGCAGGCCAGCAGCGCCTTTTTCGCCGCGATTCTCACGAAGGTGGGCGTGTACGCCCTGATCCGGCTGTTCACCACGGTCCTGCCGGTGGATTCGGCGCTGCCGCAGGCCTTCCTGCTGGCACTGGGGGCGGCCACCATGCTGTTCGGGGCGCTGGGCGCGCTGAGCCAGCGCGAGTGGCGCCGGATCCTGTCGTTCACGGTGATGGGCAGCGTGGGGTACCTGGCGTTCGGGATCGGGCTGGGCACCCCGGACGGCCTGCGCGCGGCGCTGGCGTACCTGGCGGTGAGCGTCGTGGTGACCCTGGCGACCTTCCTGATCGCGGCGGTGGCCGAACGCGCCGCCGGCACGCCCGCCGTGCGTGGCCGGCGGGGCTTCATCGAGCCGCTGCCGTGGCTGGCCGGCGCGTTCCTGCTGTGCCTGCTGACCGTGGCGGGCCTGCCGCCCACCGCGGGTTTCGTGGCGAAGTACGCCCTGGTCCGCGCGGGGCTGGCGCAGGGGTCGGTGCTGGCCGTGGCGGGCGTGGTGTGCGCTCTGCTGGGCAGCCTGATCACCCTGATGGCGCTGCTCACGGTGTGGCGGGACTTCTTCTGGGGCAAGGCCGACCGGGCCGTGCCGATGCAATCGGTGACGCGCCGCACCACCTGGCCGGCGTACTTCGCCTCGGCCCTCGTCGCGGCGCTGGTGGTGCTGGCCGGACCGCTGTTCACGCACGCCGAGGCCACCGCGCGGCAGTTGCGTGACCCCGGGCAATACGTCCGCAGCGTGCTAGGCGAGGAGCCGGTCCGGATTCCGGCGCGCCCCACCGGCCGGGAACTGATGAAGACCGACAAGGAGGAACCAAAGTGA
- a CDS encoding serine hydrolase domain-containing protein, with protein sequence MNPPLIPARTRDLLAHLTDRRDLAGAALGVVDAAGRRETLVLGHAALFPQAAPLEETHLFDLASLTKPLFTAREVLRAAEDGLLDLDDPLSRHLPELAWMQDTPLKARTLRQLMTHTAGLPAWVPLYTWGDEATIRARFMQEPWTLAEPGPVVYSDLGYMLLGRVLERVRGVPLRDFALPAGLTFTPDPARSVATERCAWRERVLRGETHDENAGAQGGVAGHAGLFGTLAGVLDQAEALLRGGWLSPAAQAAAARPAAPERTLAFVQSCAGWSGGSLCSAAAFGHTGFTGTGVWVDPQAGLAWTLLTNRVHPSRHTSIDIQDLRRRVGNTLLAQQGG encoded by the coding sequence GTGAATCCCCCGCTGATTCCTGCACGGACACGTGACCTGCTCGCCCACCTCACGGACCGGCGGGACCTGGCGGGCGCGGCGCTGGGCGTGGTGGACGCGGCCGGTCGGCGCGAGACGCTGGTGCTGGGGCACGCGGCGCTGTTCCCGCAGGCCGCGCCGCTGGAGGAAACCCACCTCTTCGACCTGGCGAGCCTGACCAAGCCGCTGTTCACCGCGCGGGAGGTGCTGCGCGCCGCCGAGGACGGCCTGCTGGACCTGGACGATCCCCTGTCCCGGCACCTGCCGGAGCTGGCCTGGATGCAGGACACGCCCCTCAAGGCCCGCACGCTCCGGCAACTGATGACGCACACCGCCGGCCTGCCCGCCTGGGTGCCGCTGTACACCTGGGGCGACGAGGCGACGATCCGCGCGCGCTTCATGCAGGAACCCTGGACGCTCGCGGAGCCGGGCCCGGTGGTGTACAGCGACCTGGGGTACATGCTGCTGGGCCGCGTGCTGGAACGCGTGCGCGGCGTGCCGCTGCGGGACTTCGCCCTGCCGGCCGGCCTGACCTTCACGCCGGACCCGGCGCGGAGCGTGGCCACCGAACGCTGCGCGTGGCGCGAGCGGGTGCTGCGCGGCGAGACCCACGACGAGAACGCCGGCGCGCAGGGCGGCGTGGCCGGGCACGCGGGCCTGTTCGGCACCCTGGCCGGCGTGCTGGACCAGGCCGAGGCCCTGCTGCGCGGCGGCTGGCTGTCGCCGGCGGCGCAGGCGGCCGCCGCCCGCCCGGCCGCGCCGGAACGCACGCTGGCGTTCGTGCAGTCCTGCGCGGGCTGGAGTGGCGGGAGCCTGTGCAGCGCCGCGGCCTTCGGGCACACGGGCTTTACCGGCACGGGCGTGTGGGTGGATCCGCAGGCGGGCCTCGCCTGGACGCTGCTCACGAACCGGGTGCATCCCAGCCGCCACACCAGCATCGACATTCAGGATCTGCGCCGCCGCGTCGGGAACACGCTGCTGGCCCAGCAGGGCGGTTGA
- a CDS encoding sodium:proton antiporter has product MASFFAIIIGVLITAGVFLLLSRSLVRMVLGLAFTGYGVNLTILTVAGLEQFSPPLLTLPGPHVDPLPQALILTAIVIGFATTALVLTVALRAYQVAGHEDVEALGDSLARESLEDVDRADPEHQGPDQPDWEDSGVVEVRP; this is encoded by the coding sequence ATGGCCTCGTTTTTCGCAATCATCATCGGGGTGCTGATCACCGCCGGCGTGTTCCTGCTGCTGTCGCGCTCCCTGGTGCGGATGGTGCTGGGCCTGGCCTTCACGGGGTACGGCGTGAACCTCACCATCCTGACCGTGGCGGGCCTGGAGCAGTTCAGTCCGCCGCTGCTGACCCTGCCCGGCCCGCACGTGGACCCGCTGCCGCAGGCGCTGATCCTGACCGCCATCGTGATCGGGTTCGCCACGACCGCGCTGGTGCTCACGGTCGCCCTGCGCGCCTACCAGGTGGCCGGACACGAGGACGTCGAGGCGCTCGGGGACAGCCTGGCCCGTGAGAGCCTGGAGGACGTGGACCGCGCCGACCCGGAGCACCAGGGCCCGGATCAGCCCGACTGGGAAGACAGCGGCGTGGTGGAGGTGAGGCCGTGA
- a CDS encoding antibiotic biosynthesis monooxygenase family protein yields MITVMNRIPVKAEYAEAFEARFRDRARLVDGMPGFVRNEVLRPTQPGQPYIVLTYWESREAFEAWTASDAFREGHARSGSLPREAFAGRNELEVHEVLPGPDAG; encoded by the coding sequence GTGATCACCGTGATGAACCGCATTCCTGTGAAGGCCGAGTACGCCGAGGCCTTCGAGGCCCGCTTCCGTGACCGGGCCCGGCTGGTGGACGGCATGCCGGGCTTCGTGCGTAACGAGGTGCTGCGCCCCACCCAGCCCGGCCAGCCGTACATCGTGCTGACGTACTGGGAAAGCCGGGAGGCCTTCGAGGCCTGGACGGCGTCGGATGCGTTCCGGGAAGGGCATGCCCGCAGCGGCAGCCTGCCCCGCGAGGCCTTCGCCGGCCGCAACGAGCTGGAAGTGCACGAGGTGCTGCCCGGCCCGGACGCCGGCTGA
- a CDS encoding Na+/H+ antiporter subunit E, with translation MSGFLLNVLLAVVWALLSGDVNLRELGVGFGLGYLLLRLFPDALGTRAYQRASVALLRFLGTFLRELTVANVQVALLALRARPNLNAMIFSVPLRPHTDLSLTLLTATVTLMPGSVVLGFDAGRTRMYMHGIGLASPDEARAGVKNVERLLLDFLPAPAGGRGGAA, from the coding sequence GTGAGCGGCTTTCTGCTGAACGTGCTGCTGGCCGTGGTGTGGGCCCTGCTGTCCGGGGACGTGAACCTGCGCGAACTGGGCGTGGGGTTCGGGCTGGGGTACCTGCTGCTGCGGCTGTTCCCGGACGCGCTGGGCACCCGCGCTTACCAGCGGGCCAGCGTGGCCCTGCTGAGATTCCTGGGCACCTTCCTGCGGGAACTGACGGTGGCGAACGTGCAGGTGGCGCTGCTGGCCCTGCGGGCCCGCCCGAACCTGAACGCCATGATCTTCAGCGTGCCGCTGCGCCCGCACACCGACCTGTCCCTCACGCTTCTGACCGCCACGGTCACGCTGATGCCGGGCTCGGTGGTGCTCGGCTTCGACGCCGGGCGCACCCGGATGTACATGCACGGCATCGGGCTCGCCAGCCCCGATGAGGCCCGCGCCGGCGTGAAGAACGTCGAGCGGCTGCTGCTGGACTTCCTGCCGGCCCCGGCCGGCGGGCGGGGGGGGGCGGCATGA
- a CDS encoding bifunctional metallophosphatase/5'-nucleotidase, with translation MKMRNLSVLTALLLGTASAAPLTVTVLHTDDLHGHLEPVKIGENMYGGYTRQTTLIRQFSSSDVNPLVLSGGDTFQGTLFYNVYQGLADVLFMNHMGYQAMAVGNHEFDNGPEALARFIDRARFPVLATNIDVSAEPLLKDKVRPYAVLNVGGQKVGVIGAVTPDLPLISSPGPNVKMLELMVSLQNSAEALKAEGIDKIFLVSHLGYALEQQVAATVPGIDVIVGGHSHTLLGTFNNKDFPASEGPYPTIVNNPDGNRTLLVAAWEWGKVLGRLKVNFNDAGAVESWEGNPIPVTMDIAEDVTAKKMVETLSVPIAALRRQVVGNTDTGLNGNREVVRRRESTMANVLADASLEAGKKAGAVMAFQNGGGVRAGVDKGPITFEEAITVQPFGNTLTIVDLTGAQIKAALEHGVATWSENKGQFLHVSKGVSYTFDLSKPAGSRVTSVTLNGQPIVDTQVYKVAMNNFTAAGGDGFTMFKDAKKLETGTLDVDVLVNYFKLVGTVNAQNEGRIVIVNEPK, from the coding sequence ATGAAAATGCGCAACCTGTCCGTCTTGACGGCTCTTCTGCTCGGCACCGCCTCCGCCGCGCCCCTCACCGTCACGGTCCTGCACACCGACGACCTGCACGGCCACCTCGAACCCGTGAAGATCGGGGAGAACATGTACGGCGGCTACACCCGCCAGACCACCCTGATCCGCCAGTTCTCCAGCAGCGATGTCAACCCGCTGGTCCTGTCCGGCGGCGACACCTTCCAGGGCACGCTGTTCTACAACGTGTACCAGGGCCTGGCCGACGTGCTGTTCATGAACCACATGGGCTACCAGGCCATGGCCGTGGGCAACCACGAGTTCGACAACGGCCCCGAGGCCCTCGCCCGCTTCATCGACCGGGCGCGCTTCCCGGTGCTCGCCACGAACATCGACGTGAGCGCCGAGCCGCTCCTGAAAGACAAGGTCCGCCCTTACGCGGTCCTGAACGTCGGCGGGCAGAAGGTCGGCGTGATCGGCGCGGTGACGCCCGACCTGCCCCTGATCAGCAGCCCCGGCCCGAACGTGAAGATGCTGGAACTGATGGTCAGCCTCCAGAACAGCGCCGAGGCGCTGAAGGCCGAGGGCATCGACAAGATCTTCCTGGTCTCGCACCTGGGGTACGCGCTGGAGCAGCAGGTCGCCGCGACCGTGCCCGGCATCGACGTGATCGTGGGCGGGCACAGCCACACGCTGCTCGGCACCTTCAACAACAAGGACTTCCCGGCCTCCGAGGGGCCGTACCCGACCATCGTGAACAACCCCGACGGCAACCGCACGCTGCTGGTCGCCGCGTGGGAGTGGGGCAAGGTGCTGGGCCGCCTGAAGGTCAACTTCAACGACGCGGGCGCCGTGGAAAGCTGGGAAGGCAACCCCATCCCCGTGACCATGGACATCGCCGAGGACGTCACCGCCAAGAAGATGGTGGAGACCCTCAGCGTGCCGATCGCCGCGCTGCGCCGCCAGGTGGTCGGGAACACCGACACCGGCCTGAACGGCAACCGTGAAGTGGTCCGCCGGCGCGAGAGCACCATGGCCAACGTCCTGGCGGACGCCTCGCTGGAAGCCGGCAAGAAGGCCGGGGCCGTGATGGCCTTCCAGAACGGCGGCGGCGTGCGGGCCGGCGTGGACAAGGGGCCCATCACCTTCGAGGAAGCGATCACCGTGCAGCCTTTCGGCAACACGCTGACGATCGTGGACCTGACCGGCGCGCAGATCAAGGCGGCGCTGGAGCACGGCGTGGCGACCTGGTCGGAGAACAAGGGCCAGTTCCTGCACGTGAGCAAGGGCGTGAGCTACACCTTCGACCTGAGCAAGCCCGCGGGCAGCCGCGTGACCAGCGTGACGCTCAACGGTCAGCCGATCGTTGATACCCAGGTGTACAAGGTTGCGATGAACAACTTCACGGCCGCCGGCGGTGACGGCTTCACGATGTTCAAGGACGCCAAGAAGCTGGAGACCGGCACGCTGGACGTGGACGTGCTGGTGAACTACTTCAAGCTGGTGGGCACCGTGAACGCGCAGAACGAGGGCCGCATCGTCATCGTGAACGAACCCAAGTAA
- a CDS encoding monovalent cation/H+ antiporter complex subunit F, whose protein sequence is MIVDLALGIVTLSVLLVTFRVLRGPSWGDRIMAFDFLSVNLVVLVTLLAVKTRLLVTLDAALLLSLLGFLSTLALTRYLLTGRVMR, encoded by the coding sequence ATGATCGTGGACCTCGCCCTGGGCATCGTGACGCTGTCCGTGCTGCTGGTCACCTTCCGCGTGCTGCGCGGCCCGAGCTGGGGGGACCGGATCATGGCCTTCGACTTTCTCAGCGTGAACCTGGTGGTGCTGGTCACGCTGCTGGCCGTGAAGACCCGGCTGCTCGTGACGCTGGACGCCGCGCTGCTGCTGAGCCTGCTGGGCTTCCTGAGCACCCTGGCCCTGACGCGGTACCTGCTGACCGGGCGGGTGATGCGGTGA
- the mnhG gene encoding monovalent cation/H(+) antiporter subunit G: protein MNGAESTWADFQPARDVPILIGAFFVLSAAIGVVRFPDLYSRLHASSKLVTLGSAGIFLGAAATFQDSAAFTRLLAVLLFQFLTTPLTAYLIAQAAYLRGLPPVLPGGIDEWGALGRAEELAQADADVTRAMDREGK from the coding sequence GTGAACGGCGCGGAGAGCACCTGGGCGGACTTCCAGCCCGCGCGGGACGTGCCCATCCTGATCGGGGCCTTCTTCGTGCTGAGCGCCGCGATCGGCGTGGTGCGCTTCCCGGACCTGTACTCGCGGCTGCATGCCAGCAGCAAGCTCGTGACGCTCGGCTCGGCCGGGATCTTCCTGGGGGCGGCGGCGACCTTCCAGGACTCGGCGGCGTTCACGCGGCTGCTGGCGGTGCTGCTGTTCCAGTTCCTGACCACGCCGCTGACCGCGTACCTGATCGCGCAGGCGGCGTACCTGAGGGGCCTCCCGCCGGTCCTGCCGGGCGGCATCGACGAGTGGGGCGCGCTGGGCCGCGCCGAGGAACTCGCGCAGGCGGATGCCGACGTGACGCGCGCCATGGACCGCGAGGGTAAGTAA
- a CDS encoding tyrosine-type recombinase/integrase: MSTLRALLERHLTAGDPEAALDVLAPKLPGMPGNATRKAYLSSARVYLRWAQEQGVGVLRARPQDARAYLGSLAAAGSSESTLHNHATRVRTLYDLLAELGAHPGPNPFDGLSLPSQKPEEHRLMYTGEEIGRLLAHSDAMERALVLLGSRPGLTTSETLNLQWEAVDTRRGELHARGKVLPLDDELYRALREYGRERGHTDLFEARGPVFDVQGDYGLRRVLFRLCSRANVPYKAWRALRNAAGWHLLQQTGRPEDVAEHLGLGTLKAVEVWQKLQKKALETAPDGA; encoded by the coding sequence ATGTCGACCCTCAGAGCGCTGCTGGAACGGCACCTGACCGCCGGCGACCCGGAGGCCGCGCTGGACGTCCTGGCCCCGAAGCTGCCCGGCATGCCCGGGAACGCCACCCGCAAGGCGTACCTGTCGAGCGCCCGGGTGTACCTGCGCTGGGCGCAGGAGCAGGGCGTGGGCGTGCTGCGCGCCCGCCCGCAGGACGCCCGGGCGTACCTGGGGTCCCTGGCGGCGGCCGGCAGCAGCGAGTCCACGCTGCACAACCACGCCACGCGCGTGCGCACCCTGTACGACCTGCTGGCCGAACTGGGCGCCCACCCCGGCCCGAACCCGTTCGACGGGCTGAGCCTGCCCAGCCAGAAGCCCGAGGAGCACCGCCTGATGTACACAGGCGAGGAGATCGGGCGGCTGCTGGCGCACTCCGACGCCATGGAGCGCGCCCTGGTGCTGCTGGGCAGCCGGCCCGGCCTGACCACCAGCGAGACCCTGAACCTGCAATGGGAGGCGGTGGACACCCGGCGCGGCGAACTGCACGCCCGCGGGAAGGTGCTGCCGCTGGACGACGAGCTGTACCGGGCGCTGCGGGAGTACGGCCGGGAGCGCGGGCACACCGACCTGTTCGAGGCGCGCGGGCCGGTGTTCGACGTGCAGGGGGATTACGGTCTGCGGCGGGTGCTGTTCCGGCTGTGTTCCCGCGCGAACGTGCCCTACAAGGCCTGGCGGGCGCTGCGCAACGCCGCCGGCTGGCACCTGCTGCAGCAGACCGGCCGGCCGGAGGACGTCGCCGAGCACCTGGGCCTGGGCACCCTGAAGGCCGTGGAGGTCTGGCAGAAACTGCAGAAAAAGGCCCTGGAGACCGCCCCCGACGGGGCGTGA
- a CDS encoding MnhB domain-containing protein, whose product MSPARSSRPAAAVPRPDPVLRTVSRAAFALIMLFALLLLWRGHNAPGGGFIAGLMMVGALTLHRMATGESAMRVGPLALVPIGAALSFLTGLVPYLLGRPFLKTDFGYITTALTGEFEWASAMLFDIGVFLVVIGAGMAITTALIDVRPTQLAPEDAAPGPQEDR is encoded by the coding sequence GTGAGTCCGGCCCGTTCCTCCCGGCCGGCCGCGGCCGTCCCCCGGCCTGACCCAGTGCTGCGCACGGTCAGCCGGGCGGCGTTCGCACTGATCATGCTGTTCGCGCTGCTGCTGCTGTGGCGCGGCCACAACGCGCCCGGCGGCGGGTTCATCGCCGGGCTGATGATGGTGGGCGCCCTGACGCTGCACCGCATGGCGACCGGGGAAAGCGCCATGCGGGTCGGGCCGCTGGCCCTGGTGCCTATCGGGGCGGCCCTGTCGTTCCTGACGGGGCTGGTGCCGTACCTGCTGGGGCGGCCCTTCCTGAAAACCGACTTCGGGTACATCACGACCGCGCTGACCGGCGAGTTTGAATGGGCCAGCGCCATGCTGTTCGACATCGGGGTCTTCCTGGTGGTAATCGGGGCGGGCATGGCGATCACCACTGCCCTCATCGACGTGCGCCCCACACAACTCGCCCCGGAGGACGCCGCGCCGGGGCCTCAGGAGGACCGCTGA